GCCCACGCGCGATGCGCTCACCGGCGCCGTCACCCTGCTGCGCGAGGCGCGGCAGGTCTGGGTGATGGGCTTCGGGCTGTCGGCGCATCTGGCGGCGATCCTGGCCTTGGGCCTGCAGCCCTATCGCGACGGGATCGTGAACGTGGTGCAATATGGCGGGACCGAGGTCGCGGCGGGCCGGCTGATGTCGGCGGGGCCGGGCGACGTGGTCGTGGCCATCGCCTTTCCGCGCTATTCCCGCGACGTGGCGGATCTGGCCAAGGTGGCGGGCGGGATGGGGGCGCGGCTGATCGCCATCACCGATTCCCCCGCCGCCCCCTTGGCGCAGCGATGCGACCACCTGCTGCTGGCCCCGGCCCAGCATCCGGTCCTGTCATCGTCCTGCCTCCCGGGCCTGGCGATGATCGAGGCGCTGCTGTCGGAATTCCTGCTGTCGGATCCCGACCATCTGGACCGGGCGGCGCGGCTGGCCAACAGCATGGCCGCCTATCTGTCCGGCCAGGACTGACAGGCGGTCAGGGATAGGTCTCGGCCAGCCAGGCCGAGACATCGACGATCTGCTGATCGTCCAGATCGCGCGCCACGGGCATCATCAGCGCGGCATTCGGCCCCTCGACCTCGCCCGCGCGATAGGCGATCAGCAGGGCCGCCAGATCCTCGGCCGCCTGGCCTTGCAGGCCGGGAAAGACCGCGGTGCCCCGCGCGCTGCGCCCGTGGCACTGCGCGCAGACCGCGCGGTAAAGGTCCTGCCCCGCATCCAGGTCCGGGCTCAGGTCGTCCATCGGTTCGGCGGGGCCTTGTTCGGCAAAGGCCCCCAGGGGCAGCATCAGGGCCACCGCCAGCGCGGGGCCAAGGGAAAGGCGCATGATCGACATCCTTGCGGTGAATGGATGCGCGGGCCGCGCCTGCGGCCCGCGCGGGCGCGTCATTCGGGGGTGATGCGATAGATGTCGCCCTCGTCGATCGCGGCATAGAGATCGCCATCCGGCCCCAACACCACCGCGCGGAACCGTCCCGGCTCCATCGGCAGGTCCATGGTGGTGACGTCATTGGTGGACAGCCCGTCCTCGGCCAGGTCGATCACGTCGATGCGCTGGCCCGGCTCGGTCCCGCCGAAGCCGATGCCCAGAAGGCCCACGACCATGCGCCCGTCCCAATCGCCCCATTTCTCGCCCTCCAGGAAGGCGGCCGAGGAGGTGCCCTGCGACAGGCCGTTATTCTCCCATGCCGGGACCATCGCGTCGGGATAGGCCTCCAGATCGGTCATGGGCATGTATTCGGCCCGTTCGGCCGGGTCCATGGCGTCCATCTGGTTGGGCTCATAGCCGCAATAGCCGTCGGGACAGTCGCTGCGCCCGGCCACGTTGGGGCGCGGGTCCCAGCCCCCGTTGCCGCCGGGGACCAGGGCGGTGATCTCGTCCGAATGCCAGGGGCCGTGTTCGGACACGACCGGCTGGCCCGTGCCCGGGCGGAAGGCGATGCCCTGCACGTTGCGGTGCCCATAGGTATAGATGCGCGGATCGAAGCCCTCGGGGGCGCCGTTGCCCTCCACCGCCTGCCCGTCGCGATCCACGCGCAGCACCTTGCCGCCCAGCAGGGTCGGGCTCTGCGGCACGTCGGGATTATGCGTGTCGCCGGTCGTCACGAACAGATGCCCGTCGGGCGAGAACCGGATCCGCCCGCCATTATGCGCGCCCGGCCCGCCGAAGGGCTGGTCCGTCGCCTCGGGCTTGTAGGGAATGTCATCGATGATGTCGGTCCGGTCGGCGACCGTGTCCAGATCGTCGCCCACCGTCAGCCGGATCACCCGGTTCGACCCCGGCGCGGTCATGCTGGATGCGGAATAGACATAGACATGCCGGTTCGCGTCGAAATCGGGATCGACCGCGACGCCGTTCATCCCGGCCTGGCCCTCGCAGAACAGATCCTCGCCCTGCAGGGCGAAGCCCTCGGCCTCGCCCATGCCGAACAGGGGGCGGACATCGCCATCGGCGGTCATCACCGACAGGCCGCGGCATTTCTCGGTGAAGAACATCGTCCCGTCGGGCAGGAAGGCCATGTCCCACGGCTCCTCCAGATCGGTCAGGACGGTGCTGTGGGTCAGGCCGGGCGCGGCCAGGGCGGCAAAGGGCATGGTGGCCGCCACGGCGGCGGCGATGGCCACGCGCAGGCGCGCGGCGTGTTGGACGGATGGCATTCCGATCTCCTCCCCTGTCGGATCAGGCGGGTGCCGCGCATCGCCTCCCCGAGGCGCGGCACCCGCATCCCCCATGGTTGATCCGTGCGGGGGCCGCTGTCAACGACGTCGATCACGCGGCCAGCGCGATGCCTGCGGCAAGAAGGCGCGCATCGCCCCCCGAAGGCGCGGCCAGCATGGCCAGCGACCATCGCGGCTCCGTCCCGTCCTGCGGCAGGACCAGCGCGCAGCCATCCACCAGATTGACCAGCGACGTGTTGCGCAGCATGGCCGCGTTCAGCCGGTCGAAATCGGCCGCGACCGCGGCGATGCTGGGCGGCATCATCCGCAGGGCCGGGGCCAGCAGGGCGTCGAACCCCTCCATCAGCCGCCCGAACAGCGCGACCATGCGGGCGCGTTCGCCGTAGGCATCCGCGATCTGCTGCGCCGACAGCGTCTCGGCAAAGCGGATGCGGGACAGGACGCGCGGATCGCCCACGGCCTCCAGCCGGTCCAGATCGGCGGCATAGAGGCGATGCGCCTCGACCGCGACGATGATGCGGTTCAGCCCGATCGCCTGCCCGATGGGGGCCATGTCCACCGCCTCCAGCCGGTGGTCGCCGCCAAGGCGCGCGGTCTCGGCGTCGAACCAGGCCTGCATGTCGGGCGACAGATCGTCGGTGAACGCCCCCTGCGGCACCGCCAGGGTCAGCGGCCCGGCGGGCGGTGGCGTCACGGGGCCGTCTGCCATGACCGACAGCACCCGCCGCAGCGTCTCGGCATCGCGCGCCATCGGCCCGGGCGTGTCATAGCTGGGGGCCAGCGGGTGGATGCCCGCATCCGGGACCAATCCCTGGCTGGGCTTCATCCCCCACAGCCCGTTGGCCGTGGCGGGGATGCGCAGCGATCCGCCCGTATCCGTGCCGATGGCCGCATCGACCAACCCCAGCCCGACGCTGACCGCGCCGCCGGAACTGGACCCGCCGGGGATCACCCCCGGCGCCAGCACGCTGGAGGGGGTGCCGTGATGCGGGTTCAGCCCGACCCCGGAATAGGCGAATTCCGACATCGAGGTCCGTCCGAACATCACCGCCCCCGCCGCGCGCAGCCGCGCGACCACGGTGCAATCCCGATCCGCAGGCGCACGCCCGGCCAGCAGGCGCGACCCCGCGCCGGTGACCTGCCCCGCCTCGTCGAAAAGGTCCTTGACCGAGATCAGCATCCCGAACAGCGGCAGATCTTCGCCCGCATCGGCGCGGGCCTGCTGGCGCCGCGTCTCGGCCAGGATGCGCGGCGCGTCCAGCTGGGTGAAGATCGCGGCCCGGTCCGGCAGGGCCTCGGCGCGGGCCAGCGCGTCGGCGACGCGGGACAGAAGCGGCGTCATGCGACCTCGGGCAGGGTGGCGGTGGCATAGTCATGGCTGATGCTGCGCCCGCTGGTCGGGTCGCGCATCTGCATGCGGAACCGCGCGGCGGGGCGCACGCCGCCCTTGGCGCCGAAGGTGCCGCACATCATCGCCGCACCCTCCTGCGCCAAGGCCTCGAATTCCGCCCCCGCCATCAGATCGGCCAAGGGCCGGATCGCGGCCAGCGTGCCCGCCTGATAGGGCTGCCAGCCCGCGCCCTCGTCGATCCAGCTTTCCAGCTCGATCCGCTCCAGATGGTCGGCGACGCTGTCCCAGTCCCAGATCTCGGCCGCGCAGGGCTTGGCGCAGACCTGTTTCGACAGCGCGACGGAATGCGCCTCCAGCTTACGGTCGGTATGGTCGGAACCCAGGCCCAGCCAACGCCGCCCACCCGATTGGATGATCATGGGCTCAACCTCGCCCGAGCTGTCGGGGCCCACCGCCTCGATCCGCCCGGCCTGGGTCAGCAGCGCCGCCGCCACCCGGTAGTAAAGCGGCGTGGCCGATGGCGGCGCGACGCCGATCGCGGCCAGCTCCTCGATATGGTGCCGGATGGCGGTGGCATCTCGGCCGGTCCAGCCGGCGACGACCATGTGGCGGATCGCGATCTCCACGATCGCGCCGTTGCAGGTGAAGTTCATGTCGGAAAATCCTTTCAGAAGGCCGAGGGCAGCCACAGCGCCAGGCCGGGCAGCGCGATCAGCGCGGCGACCATCAGGGCCATGACCATGACATAGGGAATGACGCCCATGATGACGTCGTTGATGGAGCCGGGCTTGCGCGCGCCCTGGACCACGAACAGGTTCAGCCCCACGGGCGGGGTGATCAGCGCCATTTCCACCAGCACGATCAGCAGGATGCCGAACCAGACCTTGTCATAGCCGAGGCCCGCCATGATCGGCACGACGATGGGGATGGTGGCAACCATCAGGGCCAGCGTCTCGATGAAGAAGCCCAGCACGATGTAAAGCGCGATGACCAGCATCAGCGTCCCGAAAGGCGTCAGCCCCGACCCGCCGATCAGCGCCGACAGCTGCCGCCCCAGCCCCGCCGAGGTCATGGCGAAGTTCAGGAAATAGGCCCCCACGATCACCAGCATGATCATGGCCGAGATGCGGATCGTGCCCTCCAGCGCCTGGACGATGGCGCCGCGCGTCAGCCCGTCGCCCGCCGCGGCGATCACCGCCGCCATGGCGACGCCGATGGCCGCGGATTCCGTGGGCGTGGCCCAGCCCGCATAGATCGACCCGATCACCACCCCGAACAGCACCATGATCGGCAGCAGCTGCCCCAGGCTGCGGACCCTTTCGGACCAGGCAAAGCTGCGCGACGGACCGCCAAGCGCGGGGCGCGCGATGCAGATCAGCGCGGTCACCACGATGAAGGCCAAGGCCAGCAGCAGCCCCGGCATCAGCCCCGCCAGAAAGAGCTGCGGGATCGAGGTCTCGGTCAGGAACCCATAGACGATCAGGTTGATGGAGGGCGGGATCATGATCCCGAGCGTGCCCCCCGCCGCGATCGCGCCGGAAAACAGCCGCGGGTCATAATTCAGCCGCTCGGCCTGGGGCATGGCGACGGTGGCCACGGTGGCGGCGGTCGCCACCGACGATCCCGACGTGGCCGAGAACATGGTCGATGTCGCGATATTGGCATGGACCAGCCCGCCGGGCAGCCAGGACAGCCATTTGTCCAGCGCGGCATAGGTCCGCTCGGCCACGCCGCCGCGCACCAGTATCTCGCCCAGCAGCACAAACAGCGGAATGGCGATCAGCGTGCTGGAGGCCGAGGACGACCAGATCATCTGGCCCATGCCGCGCAGCAGCGGAAAGGCCGAATAGAACTGCGCGACCCCGATGCCCAAGAGGAACAGCACGATCCCCACCGGGATGGACAGGGCCATCAGGCCCAGCAGGGCGATTGCGACGGTCCAGATCATGGCTCGACCTCCGATCCGATGCCGATGGTGTCGTCCAGCGCCGCGCGGCGCCCGGCCAACAGGAAGGACAGCGTCACCACCGTCGCGCTGAAGGCGAACCACAGCCAGCCCGCGAACCAGATCCCCTGCGGGATCCACAGCGGCGTCTCCAACGGGGTATTGGCGCGGGACCCGCGCTCGATGGTCTTCTGCAGGACGGGCCAGCACTGAAAGGCCACCAGCAGCACGACGCCGTTGGTGACGATCATCGCCAGGACGTCCATCGCGGCGCGGCCCGTGTCGCGCAGCTTCAGCCGCACCACGTCGATGCGCACATGCGCACGTTCCAGCAGCGCGAAGGCCAGCCCCCAGCTGGCGACGGCGGCCATGACATAGCCCGACAGCTCGTCCGACCCGCCGAGCGAGCCTGCGCCCAGGCCCCGCAGCGTCACGTCGGTCAGGATGAACCCCACCGTCAGGATCAGGGCGATGCCCAGCAACAGGGCCACGGCCCTGTTGGCGCGCCGCAGCGCGCCAAGGATGCGATCGGCCATCGTCTCAGCGGTCGATGGTCAGGCCGACCGTCTGGCCGACGGTCTCGTTCCAGCGCGCGGCCCATTCGTCGCCTGCCCGCGCCGCCCAGTCCGGCAGCACCTCGGCCAGCAGGATCTCGCGCGCCTGCGCCAGATCCTCGTCGCTGGCCTCGACGACCGTCATCGCGGCCCGGCTGCCCGCGCAGGAGGCATCGCCCGTCAGGCAGGCGATGTCACCCTCCAGCCCGCCTTGGGCCGCCTGCCATGCGGGACCCTCCAGCCCCTCGGCCACGGCGTCGACCAGCATCACCTGCTGATCCGCGCTCAGCCCGTCGAAGCGATCGGCGTTCATCGCGATCACCACCGGGTCCCATCCGCCAAGCGGCAGGGTCAGCAGGTGGTCAGACACCTCCCACCAGCCGGCGGAATAACCCGAACCCGCGCCCGTCACCGCACAATCGATCACGCCGCGTTCCAAGGATCCCGGCACCTCGGAAAAGGCGATGTTGATCCCCTCGGCTCCGAGCGCCTCCAGCAGCTTGGTGGTCATCCGGCCCGATCCGCGCACCTTCTTGCCCTGCAGATCGGCCAGCGAGGCGACCGCTCCGCGGCAGAAGACGACCTGCGGCGGATAGGGCGCGATGCCCAGGACCTGGGCGCCGAAGCGGTCGCGCATGATATCCTCGACCATGGGGCGGGCGGCCTCGACCATGGCCTGGGCCTCGGCAGCGTCGGTGGCGATCAGGGGCACGTCCAGCCCCTCCAGCTCGGGCGCGTCGCCGACGGTGTAATCGGCCACCGTCGCGCCCACGTCGAAGACGCCGTCGCCCAGCATCCGATAGACATCCGCCCCCGCGATGCCCATCTGGTCAAAGCTGGTCAGCTGGGCGGTCATCTGCCCGTCCGTCAGCTCGGGCAGGCGTTCGGTCCAGAAACCCTGTTCGAACTGCTGGTAAAGCGGCAGGTTCGACCAGCTGCCCACGACGGCGAATTCCTCGGCATGCGCAAGCACGGGGGCCGTGGCGGTCATCAGGATGGCGATGGTCTTTTTCATGGGTTCTCTCCTGTTGGTTTATTCTTGTTCAGAGCGCCTGACCGGGTCCGGTCAGGATGCGTTCGGCCCGCGCCGCGGGGATGTCGGTGACCAGCATGTGGCCGGGCGCATGGGTCAGGGCCAGGGCGGGACGCGCGGCCTCGATCGCGGCTTGGGGCGTCACCCCGCAGGCCCAGAAGACCGGCAGATCGCCCGGCTCGATCACCGGCGGATCGCCGTAATCGGGCGCGTCCAGATCCGCGATGCCGATCAGCGACGGATCGCCCAGATGGACCGGCGCGCCATGGGCCAAGGGAAAGCCCGCGCAGATGCGCACGGCCTCGATCGCGTCGGCGGCGGGCATGGCGCGCAGGCTGACCACCAAGGGGCCGCCGAAGGGCCCGGCCGGGCGGGTCATGATGCTGGTGCGATACATCGGCACGTTGCGCCGCGCCGCCGAATGGCGCACCGGGATGCCCGCCGCGATCAGCGCATCCTCGAAGCTGAAGGAACAGCCGATCAGAAAGCTGACCATGTCGTCCCGCCACAGATCCGCGATGTCCGAGGGTTCCGCCACCAGCACGCCGTCGCGCCAGACGCGATAGCGGGGGATGTCGCGGCGGATGTCGATGTCGCGGCCCAGGGTCGGCAGGGTCGGATCGCCCGGCGCCCCCACCGCCAGCAGCGGGCAGGGCCGCGGGTTCTGCTGGCAATAGCGCAGGAAATCCGCGGCCTCGGCGGCGGGCAGGATCACCAGGTTGCCCTGCAGCGCATCGCCCCCCAGTCCCGCGGTCGGGCCCTGATGCGCGCCGCTGCGGATCAGGCGGCGCAGGGCCTGCGGATCGGCGTGCTGTGGTGAAATCACGGTCATGCGTCCCCCGTCAGATGGCATGACGAAACTGTGACGCCTCGGGACTGATTGAATCAAGAACGCAATCGACCGCAGTATTGATCTGCCCCTGCGATCAGTCGGCGGCCTCCACCGCGGCGCGGGTCACCGCGCGGCCGATCTTCTCGTTGCGGTCGGGGTCGTGGCAGATGGCGAATTCCAGATCGGGCAGCCGCGCCTCGGGGCGGACGGCGATCTCCTCCAGCCCGGCATGGGGCCAGGACCGCACGATGTCATGGGGGATGGTGCCGATGCCGAATCCCTGGCTGACCAGATGCAGCGCGGTGGCCAGCGAGGCCGAGCCATGCACCGCCACCGGCATCCGCCGCCCCGATGACAGCAGCTGCACGACCTGCCGATGCGGGATGGTGCGTTTGGGAAAGGACACGATCGGCAGGCCCGCCAGCACGTCGATCCCGGCGGGCTGGGGCACGGCGAAATGGGCGGGCGACCCGAACCAGCCCAGGCTCACCGGCGGCAGGGGCGTCATCGCGATCCCGCGCGGGGCCTGGTCGCGCAGCATGATCGCCACGTCCAGCCCGTCCTGCGCCAGCAGCATCCCCATCTGTTCGGACGTCTCGACCGAGATCTCGAAGCGCAGTTCCGGGTGGCGGGCGCGCAGCGCGGTCAGCATGCGCGGCAGGACGGTATGGGTCATCGTCTCGGCCACGCCGAGGCGGACGACCCCCGCCATGACGTTCTGGGTCAGCTCCTCCAGGATGCGGTCGCGTTGCGCGACCAGCAGCTCGGCCTCGTCGCACAGGCGCCGCCCTTCGGCGGTCAGGCGCACGCCGCGCCCGTCGCGTTCGAAGATGGCGATCTTCATGCGATCCTCCAGATGCCGCACCCGGCGCGAGATCGCCGATTGCGCAAGCCCCAGCCCGTCGGATGCGGCGCGAAAGCCGCCATGGCGCACGATGGCGCGGATGATCTCGATGTCGCGAAAGCCGAACATGGGGGCGATCTGGCCGGGACCGCGCCCCGGCGTCAAGCGCCCGCGGCGTCAGAACTCCGGCTCCAGCGCGGTTTTCAGCATGGTGCGGGCGCGGTTCACGCGGCTCTTGATCGTGCCGATGTCGCAATCGAGGATCTGGGCCGCGCGGATATAGGTCTCGCCCAGGACCGAGACCAGCACGATCGCCTCGCGGTAATGCAGGGGGATGGCGCCGATCTGGCGCCACAGCTCCATATGGCGCAAGTGCCATTCCTGGTCGGGCTGGGTCACCGGCCCGCCCGAGACGCAATCCGCATCCCCCGTGCGTTCGCGCGCGGCCTTGCGGATGTTGGTATAGAAGCGGTTGCGCATGATGGTGAACAGCCAAGCCCGCATATGCGTGCCCGCGCGATACTTGTCGGCATGTTCGATGGCGCGCAGCAGGGTCTCCTGGACCAGGTCGTCGGCATCCAGCGCCCCCTTGCACAGGGACCGCGCATAGGCGCGCATCGCCGGGATGTGGGAAAGAACGTCATCTGACATGTCCGGCGATTTCATCCGATATGTGTGCGCCATATCGAACCAATGCGTTCGCACGCGGCCCGGTTCCGGGCAGGGCGGGAAACGGCGGAACTTTGCCGCGACCATTGCGCGCCATTAAACGAATGTGAACTGCGGCGGCGGCGCGCCCATGCTAGCACTGGGGTCAGGCCGGGGCCATCCCGGCCATTTCAAGGACGGGCCAGCCATATTCATGGCCCCACCCCATTCACGAGGTTCCGATGACCCAGACCCAACCGCCCCCCGACCCCCTGGAGGAGGAGGTGCGCGGCCTGCTGGAACGGATGGAGGCCGCCCCCGTCCCCGCCCATCTGCAGGATCTGGCCCGACGGCTGGAGGCCGCGCTGGCCGCAGGCCGCGCGCGGCGGGACGACTGATCCCGGCTCACTCGGCCACGGCGGCGTCGGTCAGCCCGTCCAGGGCGGCGCCGATGCGGTCCAGCACCGCATCCTCGCCGGCCAGGTCATGGCGCTCGGCCAGCACGGCGGGCGACAGGTATCCGACGGTCGTCTCCTCGCCCTCCTGCCAGATCAGGACGCGCAGCGGCAGGTCGATCGCCGCGCGCGGGTCGCGCAGCATCAGCGGCGTGCCCAGCTGGGGATTGCCCAGGATCATCACCGTGGCGGGCGGCATCTCCAGCCCGGCCTCGCGGGCGGCGGCGGCATGGTCGATGCGGGCGACCAAGGTGGCGGGGCTGGCCTCGATGGCGGCCTCCAGCCGGTCGGCGGTGGTGGCGGCGTCATGGGGGCTGGGCTTGGTGATCCAGTCATCGGCCCAGGCCGTCCCGGCGCCGGCGGCAAGACAGATCACGGTGGCTGCGGCGCGGATCATGGCATCGTCCCTTCGGTTGCATGTCGCGACCCCAAGCCCCGGAACCGGCCGGGGTTCCATCGCCCCCGCCCGCGCCCTATGCAGGACCGGCGATGACGAGGACCTGCGATGAGCGCGACGATCCTGCTGCTGGGGGCGGGCCATGCCAATCTGCTGGCGGCGGGGCCGCTGCGCGCGGCCCTGCCCGGGGCGCGGATCACCTTGGTCGATGCGGCGCCGGTCGCGACCTATTCGGGGATGTTTCCCGGCATGATCGCAGGCCGCTATGCCGCCGACGCGCCCCAGATCCCGCTGGCCGATTTCGCCGCGCGCCACGGGATCGGGTTCCGCCAGGCGCGCATCACGGGGATCGACGCCCCCGCCCGCCGCGCGATGCTGGCGGACGGCACCGCCCTGCCCCATGACCTGGCCGCACTGGATATCGGCAGCCATACCGCCATGCCCGAGATCCCGGGCTTTGCCGATCACGCCGTGCCGGTCAAGCCGATGGCGGCATTCGCCGCCCGGCTGCGCAACGGCGCGCCCGGCCCTGCCGCCGTGATCGGCGCGGGCGTGGCGGGGTCCGAGATCGCCCTGGCCCTGCGCCGCAGCCGCCCCGTCACCCTGATCGAGGCCGGCCCGCGCATCGCCCCGGGTCTGGGCGCGCGGGCTGCCGCCGCGCTGCGCCGCGCGCTGGATCGGGCGGGGGTGACGGTTCTGACCGATGCGCGCCCGGCCCGGATCACCGCCGATGCCGTGATCCTGGATGACGGGCGGCGGATCGCCAGCGCGCTGACGGTGGGCTGCGCGGGGGCGCGGGCGCAGGACTGGCTGGCGCGCGACCTGCCGGTGGATCGGGCGGGCTTCGTGCGCGTCGGTCCCACCCTGCAGGTCGAGGGCCATCCGCATCTGCTGGCTGCGGGCGACTGCGCCGCGATGACCCATGCGCCGCGCCCCAAGGCCGGGGTCTTTGCCGTGCGCCAGGCCCCCGACCTGGTGCGCAACCTGGTGGCGCTGCACCAGGGCGGGGCGGCCCTGCGGCACAGCCCGCAGCGCGATTACCTCAAGATCATCTCGCTGGCCGACGGGCAGGGCCTTGCGGAATGGCACGGGCTGACCCTGCAGGGCCGCTGGCTGTGGCGGCTGAAGGACCGGATCGACCGCCGCTTCATGGCGGGGCTGCGGCGCTGAACCCCGTCAGCCAAGCGCCAGGACAGGCCCGCCCGCGGCGCGGGCATCCTCGGCATCATGGGTGACCAGCAGCGCGGGGATGCACGCCGCCGCGACCGCGTCGAAGGTGAACCGGCGCACCCGCGCCCGCCGGTCCGGGTCCAGCCCGGAGAACGGCTCGTCCAGCAGCACGGCGCGCGGCCGCGCCAGCAGCGTGCGCATCAACGCGACCCGCGCCCGCTGGCCGCCCGACAGGGTGGCCGGGTCGCGCGTCCCCATCCCCTGCAGGCCAGCGTGGTCCAGCGCCTCGGCCACGGCGGCACGGCGCGCGGCCCGGCCCCGGACCGCCGGCGACAGGCCGAAGGCCAGGTTGTCGGCCACCGACAGATGCGGAAACAGCAGCGCATCCTGGAACATGATCCCGATGCCGCGCCGTTCCGCGGGCAAGGACAGCATGCAGCGCCCGTCCAGCAGGACCCGGCCCCGCACGGTGAAATCCGCACCCAGATGCCCGCCGATCGCCGCCAGCAGGGTGGATTTGCCGATGCCCGAGGGTCCGGTGACGCTGGTCACGGTGCCGGGCGCCACCGCCAGCCCCAAGGGCGCGAACAAGGGCGATGCCCCCCGGGGGGCCACGGTCAGGTCGATCAGGGTCAGGGTCATGCGGCTCCTTTCAATGCGCGGCGATGGCGATGGGCCCAGGCCGGCAGGGCCAGCGCGGCCAGAAACACCCCCCAAGGCAGCGCCGCCTGCAAAACGGCATGGACCGCAGCCACCCGCCGGTCCGATCCCGATGACAGGGCCACGGCCTCGGTCGTCAGGGTGGCGATGCGGCCGCCGCCCAGAAACAACGTCGGCAGGTATTGCGCGACCGACACGGCGAATCCCACCGCCGCCGCCGTGGCGACCGGCGCCATCAGCACCGGCAGCTTGACCCGCCACAGCCGCCGCCACGGCCCCGCGCCAAGGGCGGCGGCGCTGCGGTCCAGCCGCGGGTCCAGCGCCGCCCAAGGCCCGGCCAGCGCGATCATCACATAGGGAAAGACGAACAGCCAATGCCCCCAGATCACCGCCGCCAGGGGGCCGATCGGCGCATGGATCATCATCCCCGCCAGCCCGATCAGAAAGGACAGCTGCGGCAGCAGCAGCGGCACATGGATCACCGCGCGCAGCCAGCCGCCCTGGCCGCGCCGCCCCACCCTGTCGCCGCTGTCCAGCCACGCGACCGCCGTGACCAGCGCCAGCCCGGTTGACACCGCCGCGATCAGCAGCGTCTGCCCCACCGCCCCCGACCAGCGCCCGACATCGCGCCAGGCGCGCAGCGACAGCGATTGGGGCCAGGGATCGGGCCAGCGCCAGGCAAAGCTGACCGACCACAGCGCCAGCCCGGCCATGCCGATGGCGGCCAGCGCCACGACCAGCCCCGCCGCGGCGACCGGCAGCGCGGCTAAGCCGGTCCGCCCCCGCCACGCGCCGCCCGCCGCGCAGGACCACCCGGCCCAAGGCCCCCGCCCCCGCGCCGCGGCCAGCGTCACCCCGAAGGCCCCCGCCACCAGCGCCAGCTGCAACAGCCCCCGCCGATGCCGGCAGGATCGCGCGCAGGTCCGGGTCCGACAGCATCCGCGCCACCATCACCGCCAGGGTCGGCGGGTTCGACGGCCCCAGGATCAGCGCCATGTCCACCACCGACAGCGAAAAGGCCAGCACCACCAGCACCGGCAGCCGGATCAGCGGCCAGAGCTGCGGCACGATCAGCCACAGCCAGCAGGCCAGCCGCCCATAGCCCAAGGCCCGGCCCGCGGCCAGGCTGCGCTGCAGCGGGATCTGGGTCAGCGCGCCCATCAGAATCAGGGTCAGGAAGGGCAGCTCCTTGACGGTCAGCCCCAGGATCAGCGCCAGGCCCCAGGGATCGCCCACCGTGGCGATGTCGGGCGGGCGCGCCCAACCCATCAGCGGCGCCAGC
The Paracoccus aestuarii genome window above contains:
- a CDS encoding TRAP transporter substrate-binding protein, coding for MKKTIAILMTATAPVLAHAEEFAVVGSWSNLPLYQQFEQGFWTERLPELTDGQMTAQLTSFDQMGIAGADVYRMLGDGVFDVGATVADYTVGDAPELEGLDVPLIATDAAEAQAMVEAARPMVEDIMRDRFGAQVLGIAPYPPQVVFCRGAVASLADLQGKKVRGSGRMTTKLLEALGAEGINIAFSEVPGSLERGVIDCAVTGAGSGYSAGWWEVSDHLLTLPLGGWDPVVIAMNADRFDGLSADQQVMLVDAVAEGLEGPAWQAAQGGLEGDIACLTGDASCAGSRAAMTVVEASDEDLAQAREILLAEVLPDWAARAGDEWAARWNETVGQTVGLTIDR
- a CDS encoding putative hydro-lyase; this encodes MTVISPQHADPQALRRLIRSGAHQGPTAGLGGDALQGNLVILPAAEAADFLRYCQQNPRPCPLLAVGAPGDPTLPTLGRDIDIRRDIPRYRVWRDGVLVAEPSDIADLWRDDMVSFLIGCSFSFEDALIAAGIPVRHSAARRNVPMYRTSIMTRPAGPFGGPLVVSLRAMPAADAIEAVRICAGFPLAHGAPVHLGDPSLIGIADLDAPDYGDPPVIEPGDLPVFWACGVTPQAAIEAARPALALTHAPGHMLVTDIPAARAERILTGPGQAL
- a CDS encoding LysR family transcriptional regulator; amino-acid sequence: MFGFRDIEIIRAIVRHGGFRAASDGLGLAQSAISRRVRHLEDRMKIAIFERDGRGVRLTAEGRRLCDEAELLVAQRDRILEELTQNVMAGVVRLGVAETMTHTVLPRMLTALRARHPELRFEISVETSEQMGMLLAQDGLDVAIMLRDQAPRGIAMTPLPPVSLGWFGSPAHFAVPQPAGIDVLAGLPIVSFPKRTIPHRQVVQLLSSGRRMPVAVHGSASLATALHLVSQGFGIGTIPHDIVRSWPHAGLEEIAVRPEARLPDLEFAICHDPDRNEKIGRAVTRAAVEAAD
- a CDS encoding sigma-70 family RNA polymerase sigma factor codes for the protein MSDDVLSHIPAMRAYARSLCKGALDADDLVQETLLRAIEHADKYRAGTHMRAWLFTIMRNRFYTNIRKAARERTGDADCVSGGPVTQPDQEWHLRHMELWRQIGAIPLHYREAIVLVSVLGETYIRAAQILDCDIGTIKSRVNRARTMLKTALEPEF
- a CDS encoding DUF302 domain-containing protein, translating into MIRAAATVICLAAGAGTAWADDWITKPSPHDAATTADRLEAAIEASPATLVARIDHAAAAREAGLEMPPATVMILGNPQLGTPLMLRDPRAAIDLPLRVLIWQEGEETTVGYLSPAVLAERHDLAGEDAVLDRIGAALDGLTDAAVAE
- a CDS encoding FAD-dependent oxidoreductase is translated as MSATILLLGAGHANLLAAGPLRAALPGARITLVDAAPVATYSGMFPGMIAGRYAADAPQIPLADFAARHGIGFRQARITGIDAPARRAMLADGTALPHDLAALDIGSHTAMPEIPGFADHAVPVKPMAAFAARLRNGAPGPAAVIGAGVAGSEIALALRRSRPVTLIEAGPRIAPGLGARAAAALRRALDRAGVTVLTDARPARITADAVILDDGRRIASALTVGCAGARAQDWLARDLPVDRAGFVRVGPTLQVEGHPHLLAAGDCAAMTHAPRPKAGVFAVRQAPDLVRNLVALHQGGAALRHSPQRDYLKIISLADGQGLAEWHGLTLQGRWLWRLKDRIDRRFMAGLRR
- a CDS encoding ATP-binding cassette domain-containing protein, with amino-acid sequence MTLTLIDLTVAPRGASPLFAPLGLAVAPGTVTSVTGPSGIGKSTLLAAIGGHLGADFTVRGRVLLDGRCMLSLPAERRGIGIMFQDALLFPHLSVADNLAFGLSPAVRGRAARRAAVAEALDHAGLQGMGTRDPATLSGGQRARVALMRTLLARPRAVLLDEPFSGLDPDRRARVRRFTFDAVAAACIPALLVTHDAEDARAAGGPVLALG
- a CDS encoding ABC transporter permease subunit, coding for MQLALVAGAFGVTLAAARGRGPWAGWSCAAGGAWRGRTGLAALPVAAAGLVVALAAIGMAGLALWSVSFAWRWPDPWPQSLSLRAWRDVGRWSGAVGQTLLIAAVSTGLALVTAVAWLDSGDRVGRRGQGGWLRAVIHVPLLLPQLSFLIGLAGMMIHAPIGPLAAVIWGHWLFVFPYVMIALAGPWAALDPRLDRSAAALGAGPWRRLWRVKLPVLMAPVATAAAVGFAVSVAQYLPTLFLGGGRIATLTTEAVALSSGSDRRVAAVHAVLQAALPWGVFLAALALPAWAHRHRRALKGAA